A window from Amblyomma americanum isolate KBUSLIRL-KWMA chromosome 7, ASM5285725v1, whole genome shotgun sequence encodes these proteins:
- the LOC144098834 gene encoding apoptosis regulator BAX-like isoform X2 yields the protein MSIPLPLLRNTPTREETQEEGRVLLSTFVDYQVAQEQGPVAMDPRAGGESIGDMVYSHTIDEEDIGTPHSRTEAEALHPVYRNMGRELRALADRFSQSRERMRVRQEAHSLDLSSLTRDNLTALMMELFEDGFSRERLVTFFFFCSDLILKSVRCSVGGLQFQVVAWVWAFLRDRVCFWVLQHGGWEAVLTNYLPKLAITAAGFAVCVGVVFYIWKNW from the coding sequence ATGAGCATTCCGCTTCCCTTGCTTCGCAACACACCTACTCGCGAGGAGACTCAGGAAGAAGGCCGGGTATTGCTCAGCACTTTCGTGGACTACCAAGTGGCGCAGGAACAAGGGCCCGTCGCCATGGACCCCAGAGCTGGTGGCGAATCCATTGGGGATATGGTGTACAGCCACACCATCGATGAGGAGGACATCGGAACTCCACACAGCCGCACTGAAGCTGAGGCTCTGCACCCTGTCTACCGTAACATGGGCCGCGAGCTGCGTGCCCTGGCTGACCGCTTCTCCCAGAGCCGCGAGCGCATGCGGGTGAGGCAGGAGGCACACTCCCTGGACCTGTCCAGCCTCACTCGTGATAACCTGACAGCGCTGATGATGGAACTCTTTGAGGATGGCTTCAGCCGTGAGAGGCTGGtcacattcttcttcttctgcagTGACCTCATCTTGAAGTCGGTCCGGTGCTCAGTGGGAGGCTTGCAGTTTCAGGTTGTTGCCTGGGTGTGGGCTTTTCTACGTGACCGTGTCTGCTTCTGGGTCCTCCAGCACGGAGGCTGGGAGGCTGTGCTCACAAACTACTTACCAAAACTGGCCATCACGGCTGCTGGCTTCGCTGTGTGTGTGGGCGTTGTTTTTTACATTTGGAAGAACTGGTGA
- the LOC144098834 gene encoding uncharacterized protein LOC144098834 isoform X1 encodes MAKKLVEVSGESSSSSSSANSGDANGIQATATGAPQRPLLLPLQTQMSIPLPLLRNTPTREETQEEGRVLLSTFVDYQVAQEQGPVAMDPRAGGESIGDMVYSHTIDEEDIGTPHSRTEAEALHPVYRNMGRELRALADRFSQSRERMRVRQEAHSLDLSSLTRDNLTALMMELFEDGFSRERLVTFFFFCSDLILKSVRCSVGGLQFQVVAWVWAFLRDRVCFWVLQHGGWEAVLTNYLPKLAITAAGFAVCVGVVFYIWKNW; translated from the exons ATGGCAAAAAAACTCGTCGAGGTTTCTGGAGAGTCCTCTTCATCGTCAAGCAGTGCCAACTCTGGCG ATGCCAACGGAATCCAAGCGACTGCCACCGGTGCACCGCAACGACCCCTTCTGCTGCCCCTGCAGACGCAGATGAGCATTCCGCTTCCCTTGCTTCGCAACACACCTACTCGCGAGGAGACTCAGGAAGAAGGCCGGGTATTGCTCAGCACTTTCGTGGACTACCAAGTGGCGCAGGAACAAGGGCCCGTCGCCATGGACCCCAGAGCTGGTGGCGAATCCATTGGGGATATGGTGTACAGCCACACCATCGATGAGGAGGACATCGGAACTCCACACAGCCGCACTGAAGCTGAGGCTCTGCACCCTGTCTACCGTAACATGGGCCGCGAGCTGCGTGCCCTGGCTGACCGCTTCTCCCAGAGCCGCGAGCGCATGCGGGTGAGGCAGGAGGCACACTCCCTGGACCTGTCCAGCCTCACTCGTGATAACCTGACAGCGCTGATGATGGAACTCTTTGAGGATGGCTTCAGCCGTGAGAGGCTGGtcacattcttcttcttctgcagTGACCTCATCTTGAAGTCGGTCCGGTGCTCAGTGGGAGGCTTGCAGTTTCAGGTTGTTGCCTGGGTGTGGGCTTTTCTACGTGACCGTGTCTGCTTCTGGGTCCTCCAGCACGGAGGCTGGGAGGCTGTGCTCACAAACTACTTACCAAAACTGGCCATCACGGCTGCTGGCTTCGCTGTGTGTGTGGGCGTTGTTTTTTACATTTGGAAGAACTGGTGA
- the LOC144098833 gene encoding ataxin-10 has translation MSEETFSGDQKSNRGLSSLAPQLQNHLGELAALRTSGQPVPSETWDSVEAISRMLASWEAVEWEAVAELFRFLRNAFAGSSENAAAAISNEALMQNLEALVKGLCKLHTKDVSHAECVVGLRCGLQCLGNLVCSDPSAGSFVFKLLVAEEAKMCTDLLKSPDAKVRQYSSMVLYNCLLPERIEHFLKLAGSVGAIESLADMVINTESEWSLFILERLLQQDDVVPVFLKLSAHCRCILLDIAADQLTKVQAEGASLPISLPLLEHVQIELLGRVKAITMCSETTVTGDPEISEICKLLKVLCLASANEKLKSFFSDGAELLATALEVLKMVHLLGKSGKNAFTPAQHLDDFTEVDKGTSELTVHPSFGFKRDLVQLIGNMCHQNRKHQDLVRNLEGMPVILDACSLDAKNPFIIQHAILAIRNLLEGNLENQAIVASLVQQGVVTDAPLIKEMGIKFE, from the exons ATGAGCGAGGAGACGTTTTCAGGCGACCAGAAAAGTAACAGGGGCCTCAGTTCACTCGCACCGCAGCTGCAGAACCACCTTGGAGAGCTAGCCGCCCTGCGGACCAG CGGACAGCCCGTGCCCTCTGAAACATGGGATTCGGTGGAAGCCATTTCCaggatgctggcttcttgggaGGCTGTAGAGTGGGAGGCTGTAGCTGAGCTCTTTCGCTTCTTGCGAAATGCATTTGCTGGCTCTTCCGAAAATGCTGCTGCTGCCATCAG CAATGAAGCACTCATGCAAAATTTGGAGGCCCTGGTGAAAGGTCTTTGCAAACTTCACACAAAGGATGTGTCTCATGCCG AGTGTGTGGTTGGTCTTCGGTGCGGCTTACAGTGCCTTGGAAACCTCGTGTGCAGTGATCCATCAGCTGGAAGCTTTGTGTTTAAGTTACTGGTGGCAGAGGAAGCTAAAAT GTGCACAGATCTTCTGAAAAGTCCCGATGCCAAAGTGCGGCAGTACAGCAGCATGGTTTTGTACAACTGCCTTTTACCGGAACGCATTGAGCATTTCCTGAAGTTGGCAGGCTCTGTCGGTGCAATTGAGAGCCTTGCAGACATGGTGATCAACACTGAATCTGAATGGAG CCTTTTCATATTAGAACGGCTGCTCCAGCAAGACGACGTCGTGCCAGTATTTCTGAAGTTGTCCGCTCATTGCAG GTGCATACTCCTCGACATTGCTGCTGACCAGCTCACAAAGGTGCAAGCGGAGGGTGCATCACTTCCAATCTCCTTGCCTCTACTAGAGCACGTGCAAATTGAGCTACTGGGAAGAGTGAAAGCCATTACAATGTGCTCGGAGACAACGGTTACCGGGGACCCG GAGATTTCCGAGATTTGTAAGCTCTTGAAGGTGTTATGCCTGGCCTCTGCCAATGAGAAGCTCAAAAGCTTCTTTTCTGATGGAGCTGAGCTTTTGGCGACTGCACTGG aggtctTGAAAATGGTACATCTTTTAGGCAAATCAGGAAAAAACGCATTTACTCCTGCACAGCACCTGGACGATTTCACTGAAGTTGACAAAGGCACCTCTGAGCTCACTGTTCATCCAAGCTTTGGATTCAAGCGAGACCTTGTTCAACTAATTGGTAACATGTGTCACCAGAACAGGAAGCACCAAGACTTG GTTAGGAACTTGGAAGGAATGCCTGTTATTCTGGATGCCTGCAGTTTGGATGCCAAGAACCCTT TCATCATACAGCATGCCATCTTGGCAATTAGGAACCTCTTGGAAGGAAACCTGGAAAATCAGGCTATTGTTGCAAGCTTGGTCCAGCAAGGAGTTGTCACTGATGCACCCCTGATCAAAGAAATGGGAATAAAGTTTGAATAG